The Glycine soja cultivar W05 chromosome 6, ASM419377v2, whole genome shotgun sequence genome has a window encoding:
- the LOC114415989 gene encoding succinate dehydrogenase assembly factor 2, mitochondrial-like, producing the protein MASFRNAAINVFRAINTSKATIAASTNSLHTLRPLFCYSRFTPFSSHTEAESLQIDLSNEESKRCLFNRLLYRSKQRGFLELDLVLGKWVEENIHSLDENRIKALIHVLDLENPDLWKWISGQEQPPESVSANLVFAAVRERVKKNLDIHSAPEVRATPGQPWVRGWDDIKKGQDGPVSGNQ; encoded by the exons ATGGCGAGTTTCAGAAACGCTGCGATCAACGTCTTCAGAGCGATCAATACTAGCAAAGCCACCATCGCTGCTTCCACAAACTCTCTTCACACTCTCAG GCCCCTTTTTTGTTATTCTAGGTTTACCCCTTTCTCTTCCCACACTGAAGCTGAATCCCTGCAAATCGATTTATCTAACgaagaaagcaaaagatgcTTGTTTAACCG GCTATTGTATAGAAGCAAACAACGAGGGTTCCTGGAACTCGATTTGGTCCTCGGGAAATGGGTTGAGGAAAACATTCACTCCTTGGATGAAAATCGGATTAAGGCTCTCATTCATGTTCTCGATCTG GAGAATCCAGACTTATGGAAGTGGATATCAGGACAGGAGCAACCCCCAGAATCAGTCAGCGCAAACCTG GTCTTTGCTGCAGTGCGGgaaagagttaagaaaaacCTTGATATCCATTCTGCTCCTGAAGTAAGAGCAACGCCTGGCCAACCATGGGTAAGAGGCTGGGATGATATCAAGAAAGGACAAGATGGTCCTGTTTCTGGAAATCAGTAG
- the LOC114415991 gene encoding uncharacterized protein At4g14100-like, which yields MASAREQIYFLAIVLLFSHSKLMLSNAAITGEPIPAEWPHQFHALMFMNQSGTLQKLDLWYDWPNGRNFNIIQNQLDHLVTYDLEWNNGTSFVYTLDPSEPTCQVLHVEVGILRPNWLHGATYLGQQHVGNFLCNVWEKVDFIVYYEDVLTRRPVKWVFYTGYTAHVMTFEVGAVLEDPNWQAPVYCFSENGKENNSPILRHAVPGGSLGSLMRGITVWETM from the exons ATGGCTTCTGCAAGagaacaaatttattttctggCAATCGTCCTTCTATTCTCTCATTCGAAACTAATGTTATCAAATGCTGCTATAACAGGGGAACCAATTCCCGCTGAATGGCCCCATCAGTTCCACGCGTTGATGTTCATGAACCAAAGCGGAACTCTTCAGAAACTGGACTTGTGGTACGACTGGCCCAACGGCCGCAACTTCAACATAATTCAGAATCAGCTCGACCACCTCGTAACATACGACCTCGAATGGAACAACGGCACCTCCTTCGTCTACACTCTCGACCCCTCCGAACCCACGTGCCAAGTCCTGCACGTGGAAGTGGGCATTCTCCGCCCCAATTGGCTCCACGGTGCAACCTATTTGGGTCAGCAACATGTTGGTAATTTCCTCTGCAACGTGTGGGAGAAAGTTGATTTCATTGTCTACTACGAGGATGTCCTCACTCGTAGGCCTGTTAAGTGGGTCTTCTACACAG GATACACTGCTCACGTGATGACATTTGAGGTTGGTGCAGTGCTTGAGGATCCAAATTGGCAGGCTCCTGTGTATTGTTTTAGTGAGAATGGGAAGGAAAACAATAGCCCCATTTTAAGACATGCTGTTCCTGGTGGTTCTCTTGGGAGTTTGATGAGAGGGATAACTGTTTGGGAAACTATGTAA
- the LOC114415835 gene encoding uncharacterized protein At4g14100-like, translating to QGNFNILQYQLDHLVTYDLQWNNGTSFIYTLHPSDPTCQVLHFQVGILRPNWLHGATYLGQQHVDNFLCNAWEKVDEDVFTRRPVKWIFYSGYTAHVMTFEVGAVLEDPNWQAPVYCFNENEKEKNSPILRPAVRGGYLGSLMREIPARETK from the exons CAGGGCAACTTCAACATTCTCCAGTATCAGCTCGACCACCTCGTCACCTACGACCTCCAATGGAACAACGGCACCTCCTTCATCTACACCCTCCATCCCTCAGACCCCACATGCCAAGTTCTGCACTTTCAAGTGGGTATTCTCCGCCCCAATTGGCTCCACGGCGCCACATATTTGGGTCAGCAGCATGTTGATAATTTCCTCTGTAATGCATGGGAGAAAGTTGATGAGGATGTTTTCACTCGTAGACCTGTTAAGTGGATCTTCTACTCAG GATACACTGCTCACGTGATGACATTTGAGGTTGGTGCAGTGCTTGAGGATCCAAATTGGCAGGCTCCTGTGTATTGTTTTAATGAGAATGAGAAGGAAAAGAATAGCCCCATTTTGAGACCTGCTGTTCGTGGTGGTTATCTTGGGAGTTTGATGAGAGAGATACCCGCTCGGGAAACtaagtaa
- the LOC114415993 gene encoding chromophore lyase CRL, chloroplastic-like isoform X1 — protein sequence MGTDSDSDANGWNRARGLALKTLLLFGGALLVKRLRKSTTRWDHAHFVSKSLAGEKYSKEQASRDPDNYFNIRMLTCPAAELVDGSKVLYFEQAFWRTPQKPFRQRLFMVKPCPKELKCDVELSTYAIRDMEEYKNFCDRPRDQRPQPEEVIGDIAEHLTTVHLKRCPRGKRCLYKGSTPPGGFPNSWQNGATHCTSELAILKNNDIHTWDRGYDDDGNQVWGQKEGPYEFKPAPTSSFSDMFSPLNFPPPPSMERRIEGSFVLQEQE from the exons ATGGGTACGGATTCGGATTCGGATGCGAATGGATGGAACCGTGCTCGAGGGTTGGCCCTTAAGACTCTGCTACTCTTTGGTGGCGCACTTCTCGTCAAGCGCCTCCGCAAGTCCACCACGCGCTGGGACCACGCTCATTTCGTCTCCAAGTCCCTCGCCGGCGAAAAG TATTCCAAGGAGCAAGCTTCCAGAGACCCTGATAACTATTTCAACATTAG AATGCTTACATGCCCCGCAGCGGAGCTAGTGGATGGTTCCAAGGTTTTGTATTTTGAACAG GCTTTTTGGAGGACTCCACAAAAACCATTTCGGCAG AGGCTTTTTATGGTGAAACCTTGTCCTAAAGAGTTGAAATGTGATGTTGAG TTAAGTACATATGCCATTAGAGACATGGAGGAGTACAAAAATTTCTGTGATCGACCAAGGGATCAGCGTCCACAGCCGGAAGAAGTCATTGGG GATATTGCAGAACATTTGACAACAGTACATCTTAAGCGTTGTCCACGTGGAAAACGTTGCTTATATAAAGGTTCAACCCCACCTGGTGGATTTCCTAATTCATGG CAGAATGGAGCAACCCACTGTACTTCAGAACTTGCAATTTTGAAGAACAATGATATACATACCTGGGATAGGGGTTATGATGATGATGGAAATCAA GTTTGGGGACAAAAAGAAGGCCCTTATGAGTTCAAGCCTGCACCAACCTCCAGTTTTAGTGATATGTTTTCTCCCTTGAATTTCCCCCCTCCACCATCCATGGAGAGAAGAATAGAGGGTTCATTTGTTTTGCAAGAACAAGAATGA
- the LOC114415993 gene encoding chromophore lyase CRL, chloroplastic-like isoform X3: MGTDSDSDANGWNRARGLALKTLLLFGGALLVKRLRKSTTRWDHAHFVSKSLAGEKYSKEQASRDPDNYFNIRMLTCPAAELVDGSKVLYFEQRLFMVKPCPKELKCDVELSTYAIRDMEEYKNFCDRPRDQRPQPEEVIGDIAEHLTTVHLKRCPRGKRCLYKGSTPPGGFPNSWQNGATHCTSELAILKNNDIHTWDRGYDDDGNQVWGQKEGPYEFKPAPTSSFSDMFSPLNFPPPPSMERRIEGSFVLQEQE; the protein is encoded by the exons ATGGGTACGGATTCGGATTCGGATGCGAATGGATGGAACCGTGCTCGAGGGTTGGCCCTTAAGACTCTGCTACTCTTTGGTGGCGCACTTCTCGTCAAGCGCCTCCGCAAGTCCACCACGCGCTGGGACCACGCTCATTTCGTCTCCAAGTCCCTCGCCGGCGAAAAG TATTCCAAGGAGCAAGCTTCCAGAGACCCTGATAACTATTTCAACATTAG AATGCTTACATGCCCCGCAGCGGAGCTAGTGGATGGTTCCAAGGTTTTGTATTTTGAACAG AGGCTTTTTATGGTGAAACCTTGTCCTAAAGAGTTGAAATGTGATGTTGAG TTAAGTACATATGCCATTAGAGACATGGAGGAGTACAAAAATTTCTGTGATCGACCAAGGGATCAGCGTCCACAGCCGGAAGAAGTCATTGGG GATATTGCAGAACATTTGACAACAGTACATCTTAAGCGTTGTCCACGTGGAAAACGTTGCTTATATAAAGGTTCAACCCCACCTGGTGGATTTCCTAATTCATGG CAGAATGGAGCAACCCACTGTACTTCAGAACTTGCAATTTTGAAGAACAATGATATACATACCTGGGATAGGGGTTATGATGATGATGGAAATCAA GTTTGGGGACAAAAAGAAGGCCCTTATGAGTTCAAGCCTGCACCAACCTCCAGTTTTAGTGATATGTTTTCTCCCTTGAATTTCCCCCCTCCACCATCCATGGAGAGAAGAATAGAGGGTTCATTTGTTTTGCAAGAACAAGAATGA
- the LOC114415993 gene encoding chromophore lyase CRL, chloroplastic-like isoform X2, producing the protein MGTDSDSDANGWNRARGLALKTLLLFGGALLVKRLRKSTTRWDHAHFVSKSLAGEKYSKEQASRDPDNYFNIRMLTCPAAELVDGSKVLYFEQAFWRTPQKPFRQRLFMVKPCPKELKCDVELSTYAIRDMEEYKNFCDRPRDQRPQPEEVIGDIAEHLTTVHLKRCPRGKRCLYKGSTPPGGFPNSWNGATHCTSELAILKNNDIHTWDRGYDDDGNQVWGQKEGPYEFKPAPTSSFSDMFSPLNFPPPPSMERRIEGSFVLQEQE; encoded by the exons ATGGGTACGGATTCGGATTCGGATGCGAATGGATGGAACCGTGCTCGAGGGTTGGCCCTTAAGACTCTGCTACTCTTTGGTGGCGCACTTCTCGTCAAGCGCCTCCGCAAGTCCACCACGCGCTGGGACCACGCTCATTTCGTCTCCAAGTCCCTCGCCGGCGAAAAG TATTCCAAGGAGCAAGCTTCCAGAGACCCTGATAACTATTTCAACATTAG AATGCTTACATGCCCCGCAGCGGAGCTAGTGGATGGTTCCAAGGTTTTGTATTTTGAACAG GCTTTTTGGAGGACTCCACAAAAACCATTTCGGCAG AGGCTTTTTATGGTGAAACCTTGTCCTAAAGAGTTGAAATGTGATGTTGAG TTAAGTACATATGCCATTAGAGACATGGAGGAGTACAAAAATTTCTGTGATCGACCAAGGGATCAGCGTCCACAGCCGGAAGAAGTCATTGGG GATATTGCAGAACATTTGACAACAGTACATCTTAAGCGTTGTCCACGTGGAAAACGTTGCTTATATAAAGGTTCAACCCCACCTGGTGGATTTCCTAATTCATGG AATGGAGCAACCCACTGTACTTCAGAACTTGCAATTTTGAAGAACAATGATATACATACCTGGGATAGGGGTTATGATGATGATGGAAATCAA GTTTGGGGACAAAAAGAAGGCCCTTATGAGTTCAAGCCTGCACCAACCTCCAGTTTTAGTGATATGTTTTCTCCCTTGAATTTCCCCCCTCCACCATCCATGGAGAGAAGAATAGAGGGTTCATTTGTTTTGCAAGAACAAGAATGA
- the LOC114415994 gene encoding uncharacterized protein LOC114415994, producing the protein MAMHLQATTISLNTARSPPPSLAPATNAGLRPHFNPLALKSSFFSGSLNLLLHPNQQLTSGAARISMRVASKQAYICRDCGYIYNDRTPFEKLPNKFFCPVCGAPKGRFRPYAPAVARNANDKDVRKARKSKIKKEEAIGNALPIAAALGIAVLVGLYFYLNNKF; encoded by the exons ATGGCCATGCATCTGCAAGCAACAACAATCAGCCTTAACACTGCAAGGTCCCCCCCACCTTCATTAGCCCCAGCTACCAATGCTGGCTTGAGACCACACTTCAACCCTTTGGCTTTAAAGTCATCTTTCTTCTCTGGTTCCCTTAACCTCTTACTTCATCCAAATCAACAGCTTACTTCTGGAGCTGCCCGGATTTCGATGCGTGTGGCCTCCAAGCAAGCCTATATCTGTCGCGATTGCGG GTATATTTACAATGACAGGACCCCCTTTGAGAAATTGCCTAATAAATTCTTCTGCCCTG TTTGTGGTGCTCCAAAAGGAAGGTTTAGGCCCTACGCTCCAGCTGTTGCAAGAAACGCAAATGATAAAGATGTTAGAAAGGCACGAAAATCCAAAATCAAGAAAGAAGAAGCAATCGG GAACGCACTTCCTATTGCAGCTGCCCTGGGAATTGCAGTGCTTGTGGGATTATACTTCTATCTGAACAACAAATTTTAG
- the LOC114415995 gene encoding probable beta-1,4-xylosyltransferase IRX10L → MVFWKVGLLGLLCAASVFAIGAVELGRHQPTERISGSAGDVLEDDPVGRLKVFVYELPSKYNKKILQKDPRCLNHMFAAEIFMHRFLLSSPVRTLNPEEADWFYTPVYTTCDLTPNGLPLPFKSPRMMRSAIQLISSNWPYWNRTEGADHFFVTPHDFGACFHYQEEKAIERGILPLLQRATLVQTFGQRNHVCLKEGSITIPPYAPPQKMHTHLIPEKTPRSIFVYFRGLFYDVGNDPEGGYYARGARAAVWENFKDNPLFDISTEHPTTYYEDMQRAVFCLCPLGWAPWSPRLVEAVVFGCIPVIIADDIVLPFADAIPWEEIGVFVDEKDVPQLDTILTSIPPEVILRKQRLLANPSMKQAMLFPQPAQPGDAFHQVLNGLARKLPHDRSIFLKPGEKALNWTAGPVGDLKPW, encoded by the exons atggttttttggAAAGTGGGTTTACTTGGTCTTCTTTGTGCTGCTTCCGTTTTTGCAATTGGGGCTGTGGAGCTGGGTCGACATCAACCTACTGAGAGAATTTCAG GTAGTGCTGGTGATGTATTAGAAGATGATCCAGTGGGAAGGTTGAAGGTTTTTGTTTATGAACTTCCAAGcaaatataataagaaaattctGCAAAAGGACCCTAGATGCCTCAATCATATGTTTGCTGCTGAGATCTTTATGCACCGTTTTCTCTTATCTAGCCCTGTCCGAACCCTTAATCCTGAAGAAGCTGATTGGTTTTATACCCCTGTCTACACCACCTGTGACTTGACACCAAATGGCCTTCCTTTACCTTTCAAGTCACCACGAATGATGAGAAGTGCCATACAGCTTATTTCTTCAAACTGGCCTTATTGGAACAGGACAGAAGGGGCAGATCATTTCTTTGTGACCCCTCATGACTTTGGGGCATGCTTCCATTATCAA GAAGAGAAAGCAATTGAAAGAGGAATTCTTCCATTGCTTCAGCGTGCTACCTTGGTTCAAACATTTGGACAGAGGAATCATGTGTGCTTGAAAGAGGGCTCAATCACCATTCCTCCGTATGCTCCACCACAGAAAATGCACACACACCTAATTCCTGAAAAGACTCCCAGGTCCATTTTTGTTTACTTCCGAGGACTGTTTTATGATGTTGGAAATGACCCCGAAGGTGGATACTATGCAAG AGGTGCCAGAGCAGCAGTGTGGGAGAACTTTAAGGACAATCCACTGTTTGACATTTCCACAGAGCATCCAACAACATACTACGAGGACATGCAACGAGCTGTGTTCTGTCTGTGTCCACTTGGATGGGCCCCTTGGAGCCCAAGACTGGTTGAAGCTGTGGTATTTGGCTGCATCCCAGTTATCATTGCAGACGATATTGTTTTGCCATTTGCTGATGCAATCCCATGGGAAGAGATAGGGGTATTTGTTGATGAGAAGGATGTCCCTCAGTTAGATACTATACTCACGTCTATTCCACCAGAAGTTATCTTAAGGAAACAGAGATTGCTTGCCAATCCTTCAATGAAGCAAGCTATGCTGTTCCCACAACCAGCGCAACCGGGAGATGCTTTCCATCAAGTTTTAAATGGCCTTGCGCGTAAATTGCCGCACGACAGAAGCATATTCTTGAAACCAGGGGAGAAGGCTTTGAATTGGACTGCTGGCCCTGTGGGGGACCTTAAACCTTGGTAG
- the LOC114416000 gene encoding phosphatidylinositol transfer protein 3-like isoform X1, which produces MEGVSPEPLRSELDSKSKQDTAKEEDDNTFKESTDAEVTKIRLMRAFVESRDPSSKEVDDLMIRRFLRARSLDVEKASAMFLKYLKWKRSFVPNGYISPSEIAEDIAQDKVFTQGLDKKGRPIVVAFAAKHFQSKNGADGFKRYVVFVLEKLCSRMPPGQEKFLAIADIKGWAYANSDLRGYLNALSILQDCYPERLGKMVIVHAPYMFMKIWKMIYPFIDDNTKKKIVFVENKKLKSTLLEEIEESQLPDIYGGQMPLVPIQNS; this is translated from the exons ATGGAAGGTGTGAGCCCTGAGCCCTTGAGATCAGAATTGGATTCCAAATCCAAACAAGACACGGCGAAAGAAGAAGATGACAACACATTCAAAGAAAGCACTGACGCCGAGGTCACTAAAATTCGTCTCATGAGAGCCTTTGTTGAAAGCCGAGATCCCTCTTCCAAG GAAGTAGATGATTTGATGATTAGAAGATTCTTGCGGGCTCGTAGTTTAGATGTGGAGAAGGCTTCGGCAATGTTCCTTAAGTACTTGAAATGGAAGCGTTCATTTGTTCCAAATGGTTACATATCACCGTCAGAGATTGCCGAAGATATTGCACAGGACAAGGTGTTTACGCAAGGCCTCGACAAGAAAGGTCGACCTATAGTTGTTGCCTTTGCTGCAAAACATTTTCAAAGCAAAAATGGTGCCGATGGTTTCAAAC GGTACGTAGTCTTTGTTCTTGAGAAGCTTTGTTCAAG GATGCCACCAGGACAAGAAAAGTTTCTTGCCATTGCAGACATTAAAGGATGGGCATACGCAAACAGTGACCTTCGTGGATACCTTAATGCTCTATCCATTTTGCAG GATTGCTACCCTGAAAGATTGGGGAAGATGGTTATTGTACATGCACCTTATATGTTTATGAaaatttggaaaatgatttacCCTTTCATTGATGATAATACCAAGAAAAAG ATAGTATTCGTGGAGAACAAAAAGCTGAAATCAACATTGCTAGAAGAGATAGAGGAGAGTCAACTCCCAGATATATACGGAGGCCAAATGCCATTAGTTCCTATCCAGAATAGCTga
- the LOC114416000 gene encoding phosphatidylinositol transfer protein 3-like isoform X2, producing MEGVSPEPLRSELDSKSKQDTAKEEDDNTFKESTDAEVTKIRLMRAFVESRDPSSKEVDDLMIRRFLRARSLDVEKASAMFLKYLKWKRSFVPNGYISPSEIAEDIAQDKVFTQGLDKKGRPIVVAFAAKHFQSKNGADGFKRYVVFVLEKLCSRMPPGQEKFLAIADIKGWAYANSDLRGYLNALSILQIVFVENKKLKSTLLEEIEESQLPDIYGGQMPLVPIQNS from the exons ATGGAAGGTGTGAGCCCTGAGCCCTTGAGATCAGAATTGGATTCCAAATCCAAACAAGACACGGCGAAAGAAGAAGATGACAACACATTCAAAGAAAGCACTGACGCCGAGGTCACTAAAATTCGTCTCATGAGAGCCTTTGTTGAAAGCCGAGATCCCTCTTCCAAG GAAGTAGATGATTTGATGATTAGAAGATTCTTGCGGGCTCGTAGTTTAGATGTGGAGAAGGCTTCGGCAATGTTCCTTAAGTACTTGAAATGGAAGCGTTCATTTGTTCCAAATGGTTACATATCACCGTCAGAGATTGCCGAAGATATTGCACAGGACAAGGTGTTTACGCAAGGCCTCGACAAGAAAGGTCGACCTATAGTTGTTGCCTTTGCTGCAAAACATTTTCAAAGCAAAAATGGTGCCGATGGTTTCAAAC GGTACGTAGTCTTTGTTCTTGAGAAGCTTTGTTCAAG GATGCCACCAGGACAAGAAAAGTTTCTTGCCATTGCAGACATTAAAGGATGGGCATACGCAAACAGTGACCTTCGTGGATACCTTAATGCTCTATCCATTTTGCAG ATAGTATTCGTGGAGAACAAAAAGCTGAAATCAACATTGCTAGAAGAGATAGAGGAGAGTCAACTCCCAGATATATACGGAGGCCAAATGCCATTAGTTCCTATCCAGAATAGCTga